The Candidatus Zixiibacteriota bacterium nucleotide sequence CTGATACTTTGCCATCAGCGTATCCTTTCGTTTGGCCCCGCCTCCAGCGGGACCGGTTTCGGTTAAAAACTCACCGAAAGGCTACGCTACTTTTTTGCCAATTTCCACACCTTTTGAAATTAACTCATGTTAGGATCTGCGAAGGACGCTAATATATGATAAGGGTCAAAATATGCTAGCTTTACAAACTCATCAGCCAATGCTGTAATCCCAAAGCAAGTGACACCGACGAACGCAAAGAGTGAGAAGAGAATCCGCACAAATCCCTCCTTGGCAAAAGTTAGCTATTTGAGAAGCAACATCTTAATCGAATATGTCTTCATTCCATCTGAAAGGACACAGACGTAAATACCGCTGGATACCTCCTTTCCCTTCGCGTCTCGTCCATTCCACGTAACAGTGTGATCCCCCGCTTGGATAGTTCGGTCAAGAAGCGTAGCAACTTCCTCTCCCAGCGAATTGTATATGTGGACAGAAACGTGCAGCCGAATTGGCACAGTGAATCTAATCGTGGTAGCTAGGTTGAACGGATTCGGATAATTCTGGCGCAAGACGAATTTGGCAGGAAGTGCTAAAGGCTCTTGTTCAATCACCGGTACTACTATCTGAGGACCACCAGCCAGAACGTAAACGGAACCAAACTCCCAATCGCAACATTCGTTGTTCTCGTTCGCAACAAGAAGATCATCATATCCGTCATTATTGAAGTCCCCAGCAGACGCAACCACTTTGCCGACAGCTCCTATAGAGTGGTCGGGGTACGGAGCAAAATCACTTTCATAAACGGTGTAATCCGAAACCGAATCGGCCCGGACACCCCCTAAGAACAAATCAAGAGCACCAAACCAAGTGCGTGTAAAACCGCACAGAAAATCGTTCCATCCATCGCCATTGACGTCGCCTGCCGAAGAAAATGCCCAGCTAGGAACCTCGGAAACTAGGTCAAAAACAGTATCATATGTTGGACCTCCATAGTACAGTACAGACGTGGCCTTGTACAGGACTGCTAGGTCCTCCCATCCATCACCATTGAAGTCACCAATATTCAAGGCACGACGGGCAAAACTACTTCTACCATCTGGATAACCAAGAGTGTCCAGCTCCACAGGAGCACCAATAACCATGTCTGGCACACCAGAGAAACTCGGGCCTTTGAAAACGTAAACGGCACTGACGGAATCGAGATCTGCCAGACGAGAGAGTACTATGTCCTGAAAACCATCTCCATCGAAGTCTATGAAATCGACGTTACCTAGAACATGCGAAAGATTCTGGTTCGTGAAAGACCAGTCAGGTTCCTTGTCGGCGGTGAAAGGATTTTCGTAATAATAAGCCCTCCCACCACCAGGATATAAATAGTCGATCAATACTAAATCACCTACAGCATCATTGGAGACAAGTCCGGTTCTAACTGAATAGCCATAGCGGTAAGCTATGGGAGGCTGGATCGAATCCGAAGGCACACTTTCAATAGAATCGCCTAAGCCGCGATATAGAAGAACTCGATCTTCAGGCGACTGAATTGCAATGTCGGGTATACCATCACCTGTCATATCAACCCCCGCCGCCATGTTCCCAACACCCCGCAAGAAATAGGCTGGGGCAGTGTCTGCCTGGTTTCCACCAAAGTAGACGTAAGTGCCAAGTGGCTGGTATGAGGAAAAGGCCACGTCGTCGAAACCGTCTCCGTTGATATCACCCAAGCCACAGAGGTTCTTCCCAAGCATGGATAACGTGTCCGTACCCTCGCGAAACAGCAGCGTCTGCAGGGGCTCCGCCAGAGTGGTTGTCAGAAGAAAACAGCCAGCAAGGAGAGTAAGACCAACAAAACCCGTTCGAGCCCAGAAGTGGAGTATGGTGGCTTTGTAACCAGAACTGTGATGGCTCACCCCGAAATCGGCCTCCGACTCAGCGTCATAATGTAATACACCCTATATCGCCTGCGAGTCCCCATAGGCAGACTCCAATTAAGTTCCTTACATCTCCATATAATCAAAAGCGATACTTGTCAAGAGAAAAGTTGTTAGATGTGGACACGTTGACAAACAGTGGTGTTAGCATGGGTGCACTAGAGTCGACCTCAGCGCCTCGAGTGGTAGAAACCGTATGTGACTTCGCTTTCCATTTCCGATTCCTGTGCCTATCACCTCTCTCCTTCCAACCCAATCCATTACATAATAACCACTTAACCCCATATTCCGTTACCCCATCAGGAAACCTTTGGTTTTCCCCCGCGCGCAGCGCGGGAAATATCAATCCACGTCCGAAGGACGCATTCATCCTTATTATCCAAACTCCAGCCGAAGGCTGACGAACATTCTAGTGTCCTGTATCTAACGCTTCTTTACATTTGGATATTTTCTTCATGATGGCCTCGACCGAGGCGGTCCACCCGGTAGCCCACAGCTCTGGCGTGGGTCCTCGCGGTCTCCGAAACGCCCTTCATGTTCCGTATGTCACCCCATTCTGGCGGAGAGGCAGGGATTCGAACCCTGGATAGAGCTTTACACCCTATAACGGATTAGCAATCCGCCGCCTTCAGCCTCTCGGCCACCTCTCCGCGTCAAGAGACCGGTTCGACACCCCAAAATAGCGCTCGCCGCACCACGGGCAAGCCTTTTCTCCCCTCTGGCTTAACAGGTGGCGCTCGCCTGACGTAGGTGGCCGCCGGTCACTGAGATTGCCGCGCGGGCCGCGGTGGATTGGGATTGCCGTGTTGGAATCCTGCCGATTAGGCGCCCCGAAAATCTGATATCAGCACCTTGCCGGCCTCGAGATTGAGCTTGCAGCGGCCGTTTTCCTCAAGCATCTCCCGGTAGACAATGCCGAACGCGGCCTTCACTCCGGGATAGAGTTTTTCCTCGCAGATGATAACAGCGTCGTGGTGCTTGCGGAGTTCTTCCTCGATCTCGGCCATGCGCTTTTTGAGTGCTTCGAGGTTTTCTGGCGCTTCCTTCTGGAATTGCTCGAGCTTGACAAGCGCGGCCTTCTTATCAGGCGACAACTTGTTCTCCATCTGCAGGCGATACAGCACATAGAGGGCGTCCTTGATCCGGGCCTGGTCGCCCTGGATGCGCTGCGACTCTCTTGTAGCCTCGTAGTACTGCCGGATCAATTCGGGATCGTAGGCCACCTGCAATTCGGTGTGCGTGCCGGCCTCTGATCCCAACACTGCCGCCCTGATCTCGCACCGCGCTCTTACGGTGCCACCTATGATCTTTCCACGACGACCTTTGACCACCACGCGCTCACCCGCTTCGACCCGACAATTGACAATCTCGCCGCCCACTTGAATTTCGTTCCCTGCGACAAGACGCTGCCCTTCGGCATATTTCACCGTGATATCGCCGCCGGCCTCCATGATGCCACCGCCCTCACCGAAGAAGCCCCCCTTGACCATGATATTGCCCTTGGCGTGGATCTCGGCGTCTTCAATATTCCCGCCGACTTCAAGATCGCCGTCGACAGTGATCTTGAATCCGGCCTTGATACTGCCGCTCACCCGGAGCGAGCCCCGGCAATCGACATTGCCGACAGTGTGGTCGACATCACCCTTGATGGTGATTATGTCCATTACCGACACCTTGCCGTACTGGAACTGGATCGCTCCGGAGGCGGTGGCGCTCAGCGAGAGTCCGTCGCTGGAGACTTCGGTGTTTACGCCGTTGTTGAACGGCACGTCGCGCCCATCGGGGCCTTTAATCTCCTTCCCCCTCACATTCACGCCCGGTCGTCCGGCTGTGGCGGGCACCCGGGTAGCAAGTACCGCGCCTTTTTCGACGTTTTGGATGAAGTCAATGTCTTTGTAATCGATGTGGCCGTCGGGGCCCTCTTTGGGCACGTGCTGGGCGCTGGTATCGAAGTTATAAACGAAAGTCGAGTTGGCGCCGCGTTCGGGCATCCGGCCCGACGCCACTTTCAGCGGCGTGTTGAACGTCGAGTTTGCGACAGCTTCACGAATAGCGTCCTGGTCGATTCCAAAGGCGACGTTATTCGCCTTTAGCTCCTCCATCACTTCTTCGAAAGTAATCGGGCCGTCGCCGTCCTGCGGGGCGCGGAGCAAGATCGACGCGGTCATGCTGTCTTTGCTGATCGTGACCGCGACTCTGGTTCGCTTGCTGGTAGCCGTGTCCGCCACTGTGAAACCCTCAATCCGTTTCGGTGGCCAGTCTGTTTTCCTTGGCCAGCAGGCGCCAGTAGGCGCGCTCTACGACCATGGAAATCTCGAAGCTCTTAAACGGCTTGGTTATATACTCATCGGCGCCCAGTAGGAGCGCGTCCTTGACCGAGTAGGTGTCGCCGTAGGCGGTCATCATGATGATGCCAAGGTGGGGATAGTCTTTCTTCAAGGCCTTGAGCAAATCCATTCCGCTCATGCTGGGCATTTGGAGATCCGAAATCACGATCGAAACATCGGTGGTGGACATCGTACGGAGCGCCTCAGCGCCGTCGTTGGCGACCAGGACACGGTAACCGTCGCGGGTCAGGATCTTCTCCAGGAGCGTCTGCATCATCGGCTCGTCGTCGACAACAAGTATGACAATTTCTCTTTTCACAGGGTGCCTATCTCATGAGTTTGGGCTGTGGTCGGCTAAATGCGGGGATCGTTGGCGGCCGATCGTATTCTCAGCGCGAAAGCGCCGACGCCACCTCCGCGATGAATTCTTCCAACTGAATCGGTTTATACATGACCCGGCAGGCTCCCAGCACTCCAGCCTGATTGACCAGGCGATCGGTGGCGTTGCCGGTTATTACCATGATAGGCACGCGCGGCGATGCTTTCTTGATCTGGTCCAGAGCCTCGAGTCCCGACATTTCCGGCATGATTAAGTCGAGTGTCACCAGATCATACTCGGCCTGCTTGACCTTGGCGACCGCTTCAACGCCCCCGGAGGCCATTTCCACCTCGAAGGCATCAGACAGGCCGCAGAAATCGCGGAAGACGTCGCGAATCCACTGCTCATCGTCAACAATGAGAATGCGGAACGGCTGGCCCCGCTTTCGGGCTTTCTCAGTCAGTTCGACAAGGCTGGTCTGTGTCATATAGCCACTCTCAGACAAAAGGATACCGGCGCCCGGAAGCCCCACTGGGATTCGACGCGGATATTCCCGACTCTACACTGTTTATCGACTTTCGCTTCCTCTTTCTTCAGCC carries:
- a CDS encoding FlgD immunoglobulin-like domain containing protein, whose translation is MLGKNLCGLGDINGDGFDDVAFSSYQPLGTYVYFGGNQADTAPAYFLRGVGNMAAGVDMTGDGIPDIAIQSPEDRVLLYRGLGDSIESVPSDSIQPPIAYRYGYSVRTGLVSNDAVGDLVLIDYLYPGGGRAYYYENPFTADKEPDWSFTNQNLSHVLGNVDFIDFDGDGFQDIVLSRLADLDSVSAVYVFKGPSFSGVPDMVIGAPVELDTLGYPDGRSSFARRALNIGDFNGDGWEDLAVLYKATSVLYYGGPTYDTVFDLVSEVPSWAFSSAGDVNGDGWNDFLCGFTRTWFGALDLFLGGVRADSVSDYTVYESDFAPYPDHSIGAVGKVVASAGDFNNDGYDDLLVANENNECCDWEFGSVYVLAGGPQIVVPVIEQEPLALPAKFVLRQNYPNPFNLATTIRFTVPIRLHVSVHIYNSLGEEVATLLDRTIQAGDHTVTWNGRDAKGKEVSSGIYVCVLSDGMKTYSIKMLLLK
- a CDS encoding response regulator produces the protein MTQTSLVELTEKARKRGQPFRILIVDDEQWIRDVFRDFCGLSDAFEVEMASGGVEAVAKVKQAEYDLVTLDLIMPEMSGLEALDQIKKASPRVPIMVITGNATDRLVNQAGVLGACRVMYKPIQLEEFIAEVASALSR
- a CDS encoding response regulator, with translation MKREIVILVVDDEPMMQTLLEKILTRDGYRVLVANDGAEALRTMSTTDVSIVISDLQMPSMSGMDLLKALKKDYPHLGIIMMTAYGDTYSVKDALLLGADEYITKPFKSFEISMVVERAYWRLLAKENRLATETD
- a CDS encoding FapA family protein, with the translated sequence MADTATSKRTRVAVTISKDSMTASILLRAPQDGDGPITFEEVMEELKANNVAFGIDQDAIREAVANSTFNTPLKVASGRMPERGANSTFVYNFDTSAQHVPKEGPDGHIDYKDIDFIQNVEKGAVLATRVPATAGRPGVNVRGKEIKGPDGRDVPFNNGVNTEVSSDGLSLSATASGAIQFQYGKVSVMDIITIKGDVDHTVGNVDCRGSLRVSGSIKAGFKITVDGDLEVGGNIEDAEIHAKGNIMVKGGFFGEGGGIMEAGGDITVKYAEGQRLVAGNEIQVGGEIVNCRVEAGERVVVKGRRGKIIGGTVRARCEIRAAVLGSEAGTHTELQVAYDPELIRQYYEATRESQRIQGDQARIKDALYVLYRLQMENKLSPDKKAALVKLEQFQKEAPENLEALKKRMAEIEEELRKHHDAVIICEEKLYPGVKAAFGIVYREMLEENGRCKLNLEAGKVLISDFRGA